The genomic DNA GAAGACTAGCAGGCACAGCAATGTTTTTAATTCCCATGGGCCAGGCTGGTCGGTCTCAGAGGCCTGGCAGGGTGGCACATCACCAGAGGGTGCAGAAGAAAAGGGCAAGGCCAGCCCCTCGGGGAGGACCTGGCAAGGGCAGAGTTCCGACTTGGCTGCTGGAGGAGGCAGGCCTCAGGCGGGGGGTCCTCAGTAGCCATCATCGGCCCAGGTGACCTCATAGTCAGGGTACTTGGCTTTGATCTTCTCAGTCGAGACGGAGTGCTGGGCACGGCCGTAGCCCTGGAGAGAGAAGATGGTCACTAGCATCACTTGGCCCTTCGCCCTCTGCCCTGGCACTGGGCATCAATGGTCAGCAATGACACCAAGAGCAGCtgtgggaggggacaggcagagcCTGGGTGCCCCAGGGCGGAGCCAAACCCACTGCCCTGATCACCCTGGGGAGCTCTCCTGGGGAGAGGTGGCCCGCACAGGTGAGCAGACCAAAGGTGGGGGCTGTGTGAGGGCCAGTGTGTATCTGCTGGTGGCTTGTGTGAAGACACAGCGTGGACTCTgaagctccctgaggacaggagaGCCTGGCCAGGCCTCTGGGGTGGGCAGAGGACTTGGCTGCTGTGTCTGGGGGCCTCCCCCTCGCCTCAGAGGTCTGGCATGTGCTTCCTACCCCTGGTGGTACGCGGTATGTGGGATACCATAAGGCCCTTGAGGGAGGGTTCGGCTGCCCAGACTCTGGACTGGCGCCTccagccaggcctggcaggggctgcaggctCACCATGGAGTATCCGTACACGTGGATCTTCTTGTCCTGGCTCTGGTGGGAGATGCGCCCGCCGCCCAGGCACTCACAGTCATAGCCCTGCTTCTGTATCTCGCCGGACACTTTGTCGTAGATGTCCGCTGGGGTGGGGAAAGCAGCCTCAGGACGTGCCCTGGCCACCCCTACGAGGCCTAGGGACTCCCATCTGTCTACCAGCCCAGCTCTgggcagccccttccccagcGGAGACAAaggccccaggctggggctgggataAAGGGGAGAAGGACGCGCTGTGCTGGTGCAGGGACTGGGACTGGGAGAGAGTGGTCGGGTGGGGGTACGACCCTCCCACCAGGACCTCGACTTCTTCAGGCCAGCCGGACCAGACCTTTGGGCGCACTTGGGCACAGGACACGGCCGCTGTGCCCTCGGCCCTGCGTCCGCCCCCAACCCTGGCAAGCAGGCCCGCCCCTGCTTGCCCCTggcaggcagccccaccccaccccatggcaggcaggccccgcccccgccctgcccacccctggcAGGCAGATCCCGCTCCACCCACTGGCAGGGAGGCCCCGCCCCCGTTAGCTCTTGGCAGGCAGATCCCGCCCCACCCACTGGCAAGCAGGCCCCGCCCTATCCGCTCCTGGCAGGTAGATCCTGCCCCCTGGCAGGAAGGCCCCGCCCCCGTCTGCCCCTGGCAGGCAGATCCCGCCCCCTGGCAGGAagggcccgcccccgcccgcccctggCAGGCAGATCCCGCCCCCTGGCAGGAAGGGCCCGCCCCCCACCCGCCCCTGGCAGGCAGATCCCGCCCCTGGCAGGAagggcccgcccccgcccgcccctggCAGGCAGATCCCGCCCCCTGGCAGGAAGggcccgccccctcccgcccctggCAGGCAGATCCCGCCCCCTGGCAGGAAgggcccgccccccgcccgcccctgGCAGGCAGATCCCGCCCCCTGGTAGGAAGGCCCCGCCCCGTCCGCCCCTGGCAGGCAGATCCCGCCCCCTGGCAGGAAGGGCCCGCCCCTGGCAGGCAGATCCCGCCCCCTGGTAGGAAGGCCCCGCCCCGTCCGCCCCTGGCAGGCAGATCCCGCCCCCTGGTAGGAAGGCCCCGCCCCGTCCGCCCCTGGCAGGCAGATCCCGCCCCCTGGCAGGAAgggcccgccccccgcccgcccctgGCAGGCAGATCCCGCCCCCTGGTAGGAAGGCCCCGCCCCGTCCGCCCCTGGCAGACAGATCCCGCCCCCTGGCAGgaaggccccgccccccgcccgcccctgGCAGGCAGATCCCGCCCCCTGGCAGgaaggccccgccccgcccgcccctggCAGGCAGATCCCGCCCCCTGGCAGGAAGGGCCCGCCCCGTCCGCCCCTGGCAGGCAGAGCTGCCCGGGCCCCTGGAAGTcaggcccgcccccgccccgccccgccccgccccgccccgcccactgTCAGGCAGGCCCCGCCCTCACCGTGGTACTCGGCCCACTTGTAGCCGCGCACGATCTCCTTGCTTTCCGCAGCCGGGGAACCGGAGGGCGGCGCCAGGTGGACCCGAATTAGCACGTACTTGAAGACGCCATCGGAGTCGATGTCTACATCAGGAATCTGAGCGAGGCTCGCCGCCGCCATGTTCCTCCGAGCGCGCCAGGCCCCGCGGTCCCGGCGGCCCCTTCCCTCGCCCGACCGAGGCTGCTGGGACAGTGCGGGCTCGGGAGAGCCGCGGCCAATCCCGCGGGCGCATGCTGCCCGAGGCCCGGAGCTCCAGCCAATCGTGCCGCCGCCCGAGGCACGGACTGGCCAatcgcagcccggctccttgcaGCCTTGGCCACACCGGCCTCGCTTAAAGGAAAGGTGGACCCGGGAATGGGTGGTGATTAAATCCAGCCGACGGAAAAGTTCCTCTCCAGCGGAGTCGGGTGGCAGGCACCTTGGGAGCCGGGCAGTTAGGTGGCCCGCGAGGCCCATCGACGCGGGCGGGCCCCGACTTCCACCCCACGCTCAGTCCGaaggccccctcccccctcccaccgtccgaaggccccctcccccctcccctccgtCAGAAGGCCCCCTCCCCCCGTCAGAaggccccctcccccatcctctcccctcccctgggtCCCCCGCCGTCCGAAGGCCCCATCcgcatcctctcccctcccctcggCCCCCCGCCGTCCGAAGGCCCCcatccccatcctctcccctcccctgggtCCCCCGCCGTCCTAAggcccccatcctctcccctcccctgggtCCCCCGCCGTCCGAAggcccccatcctctcccctcccctgggtCCCCCGCCGTCCGAAGGCCCcatccccatcctctcccctcccctgggtCCCCCGCCGTCCGAAGGCCCcatccccatcctctcccctcccctggatCCCCCGCCGTCCGAAGGCCCCATCcgcatcctctcccctcccctcggCCCCCCACCGTCCGAAggcccccatcctctcccctcccctgggtCCCCCGCCGTCCGAAGGCCCcatccccatcctctcccctcccctggatCCCCCGCCGTCCGAAGGCCCCATCCctatcctctcccctcccctggatCCCCCGCCGTCCGAAGGCCCCATCcgcatcctctcccctcccctcggCCCCCCGCCGTCCGAAggccccatcctctcccctcccctgggtCCCCCGCTGTCCGAaggccccacccccatcctctcccctcccctgggtCCCCCGCCGTCCGAAGGCCCcatccccatcctctcccctcccctcggCCCCTCGCCGTCCGAAGGCCCcatccccatcctctcccctcccctgggtCCCCCGCCGTCCGAAGGCCCcatccccatcctctcccctcccctgggtCCCCCGCCGTCCGAAGGCCCcatccccatcctctcccctcccctcggCCCCTCGCCGTCCGAAGGCCCcatccccatcctctcccctcccctgggtCCCCCGCCATCCGAAGGCCCcatccccatcctctcccctcccctcggCCCCTCCCCGTCCGAAGGCCCCcatccccatcctctcccctcccctgggccccccGCCGTCCGAAggccccatcctctcccctcccctgggccccccGCCGTCCGAAGGCCCcatccccatcctctcccctcccatcggCCCCCCACCGTCCCAAGGCCCCTCTCCTCCCCGCTCCGAggtccctctctcctcctccgcAGCCCGAAACCCTCCTTCCCACCCCGCTCCCCCAACACAAGAAGGCAGCAGCTACATTCAAGTTCTATTTTACTTGGTTCGGAAGCGCTCGCCCACTGGGAATATTCCTGTCCAGGGGCTTTCCAGGCCGGCCGTTAGGCGTGGGGCCGAATGCGGAGGCCCCGGAGCGGGGGGCGCGGCGGCCAGACCCGGAGGGCCGCGTAGGCGGGTGGGACAAGCGGGACGCGGGGCGGGTGCGGACGCACGGCCCTGGAGAGGTGCGCAGGCGTGTCGGGGGCGAGAGCAGGGGGCGGAGGAGGGGTCACAATTTCTCTGACTGGGCACCCCGTCTCGGCtctggaggagggctggggacccGGGGAGGGCCTTTCGCAGCGCCTGGCCTCCCCGGTCACTCGCCCCTCCAGGGAGCCCCGAGCACCGACCAGGGCGCACCTCCAGGGCCCAGGGCGCGCGGCCAGAGCGGGCGCGCGGGAAGTTGGGTGCAAAGAATCTGAGTCTCGTGACAGATCCCGACCCTCACAGGTGGGCTTTGGCGCTGACCCACTAGCTCGCCCCGCACCTGCTGCCAGCACGCTTTCCCCGCTGGCTCCCAGCCGGGGGCTGTTCCTTGGCCCTTCCTACTCCAGCGGGTAGGAGCCGCTTCGGCTAAGGTCTCCACCGTCCCCCCAGCTGGCCCGCCTTCCGCACAGGTTTCCCGCCTCCCTGTGACGTTAGGGCCTGCGGGGCTGTTCGCATCCCCTCTCTGCCCCGGCAGCCGCGTGGGGCCGCCATGTGGAGCGTGGGCGGGCACCCCAGTTGTCGCGCAGCCAGGCCTAGCCAGCACCGCCACTCATAGGCTCTGCTTCCTCTGCCCAGGTCTCCCGCCCCTCTGGCTGGGTGGCTGGCGCCTTGGCCTGAAGACCTCTGAGTTTCCTCCAGCTGCTTTCTCCAGCCGCCCCTGCAGGGCCCGAACCAGGGCGGCCAGAGGAGGGGACGGCAGGGTGGGCAGCACTGTCAGTGTGCGGATTGGACCGCACACCCTGCCCACCGCCTCTCTGGGACGCACCGCGGCTTTCTCGCTCGGGACAACAAGCACGGAGGCTGACCAGGGTGCCCCCCAGAGAGGAAAGGTCTCTGAGCGGCTGGCACCCCAGACCACAggaggcggggccgggcgcgTTTAAAGTGACGAGACGAGGCTTTGGTTAACTCCGGCTCCTGGACGCAGCGGAGCCGGGGTGAGGAGGCTCCAGCGAGAGCTCCGCGAGACCCGATCTGTGCGGGTGGGGTCTGTGCAGTAGCGACCCCTCCGCGCGAAGGCAGAGCTGGGCGGTCCTCAGGCCCACCCCGCCTCCCAGCGGGGAGCACCGAGGGCAAGGACCGGCCGCGGGGGTCCTCAAGGGGgaactggaggagggaggggtccgggggcagaggggctgttgggggtggggaaggacgGAGGACGGGCCTGTAGGGAACACCCTGGGGTGCGGGAGAGGGACCGAGTGCCTGGAGGGGACCTGGACGGAGCTAGAGTTGGGGACCGGGCGGAGCTTGGGAGGGACGGCTGGAGGAATTTGAGGCGGGGCTTAGGAGGGACGGGGGCGGGGCCCTgagcgggcagggcagggccggggctgAGCCTGGTCGGACCCGTGGCTCACATGATGTCGTCCAGCAGGTTGGCGCTGGCCACCCAGTCGAGCGCGCGCGGCTCGGAGGCAGCCATGATCATGCACATGAAGGGGCGGCCGGTGCGCCGGTCAGTGGGGTAGATGGTGGTGGGCGTGAAGCGCCGGTTGGCCTCGACGAACTCGCAGAGCTGCTCGTAGACGCGCGGGAACTCGTGGCGCAGGAAGACGCCGCGCAGCCGCAGCTCGCGCTGGATGTGGATGAAAGCCACCTCGCGAGCGCGCCGGCCCGCCTCGCCTTCCTGGTCCAGGCCGGCCGTGCCAGGCGGCGGAGTCAGGATCAGCGTCTCCATGTCGGGCTCGCGGCCCCGCGCCGGGGGCGGACGCGCCGGGCTGCCGGCCGCCAGTGCCACCTTGGCGAACTTGCGCACCGTGGGCCCGGAGCTGCGTGGCGCGGGCGCAGGCCGCGCGGGGGTCCCTGGGGGCGCGGCGCCGGGACCCACGGCCACCGACACGCTGAGCAGGAAGCATTCGGCCGGCTCATAGAGGCGCCCAGCGGCCGCCAGCTCGCGCGCGTAGCTGCCCAGGGGCGCCGCGTGTGTGGCCAGCTCACGCAGTGACAGGTAGGTGGGCGACAGCAGCAGCCCCTCGAGGCCGAAGCGCAGGAAGTTGTCGGCGGAGCCCGGGCTCGGGAAGCCCAGGAAGAGCACCCCGCGGCCACGCGACAAGAAGCCGACGCGCGCTATGCGCGAGAAGGCGCGGTGCACCGGGCCGCTGTCGCGGCAGAACTGCAGCACGTGGCGGCACACGCTACCCACGCGGCCGTACACGCAGCGCGCCTTGTGCGCGTCCCAGTCCTCGCGGCGGCACAGGCGGGAGCAGTAGTAGGTGTAGCAGCTGTGGCACGACTTGAAGTAGAGGCAGGCGTTGAACATGGTCTCGGTGCGCCGGCAGCGCGCGTTGGAGCACGTCATCAGGTCGTCCTCGTCTGCGCTGGGCTCCGGAGAAGCCTCGGCCGTCTCCCCCGCGCCCGCAGGCTCCTCAGCGCTGCCGGCCGAGGCTGGGGGCGAGCGTGGCGGCGCCAGCGAGGGAGCCCTGGGCCCCGCGGGCCGCGAGTCCAGCAGGCGGCGAAGCTGGGGGCCCAGGCCGTCGGTCACGGGCTCCGGGGCCTGGCCGGCCGCGGGCCGAGAGTCGATGACCAGGTCTGTGATGAGTTCGTCCAGCTGCTCCAGGCTGCGCTGGCGGCCAGAGGTGgggccggcgggggcggcgggcggaTGCGGCCGCGGGCGGCCTCCGGGCAGCTCCCAGGCCCTGGCGGTGGGGCGCTCAGCGGCGCGCAGGTCGTTGTCGGTGATGGTGATTTCGGGCGTGACGTACCAGTTGCGGCTCAGGCCCTCGCCCCCGCGGCCTTTTTCTGACAGCGACGTCTCGGACAGGGACAGAGCGGCGTAGCGCCTGGGCGAGGTGGACAGGTTCACGACGACGGGCGGGCGCCGGCCTTCGGGGGACGCGCCCCTGGGCTCCCGCACCTCGCGCCCCAGCAGGTTCTCATAGCTGCGGCCACGGCCCAGGGGGTCTTCCCGGCGCGGCCCGGGGGCCAGAATGTTGTCCCAAGAACGCGAGTAGTGGCGGCTGTCGCTGGCCAGTCGGGGAGGGCTGGTACCGGTGCCGCCGTGCCATGA from Microcebus murinus isolate Inina chromosome 12, M.murinus_Inina_mat1.0, whole genome shotgun sequence includes the following:
- the PHPT1 gene encoding 14 kDa phosphohistidine phosphatase; this encodes MAAASLAQIPDVDIDSDGVFKYVLIRVHLAPPSGSPAAESKEIVRGYKWAEYHADIYDKVSGEIQKQGYDCECLGGGRISHQSQDKKIHVYGYSMGYGRAQHSVSTEKIKAKYPDYEVTWADDGY
- the AJM1 gene encoding apical junction component 1 homolog, whose product is MTRTDPPDLLVSTVYQDIKVAAPGPASRRPPCERPVARPAAPAPAPAPFNKRHCRSFDFLEALDGPAMEARSEPPPAEPAAPRARPRDGEPRRRARSKSAPRTAPSLAPAPASPPVLPRRGREAQREKRAEASPRREPAYPALRALANELHPIKLQPQRGGTGRIAPLCAATGRCAPPEPPPGPAPHVRCRLDIKPDDAVLQHAARGSRPCGPTEAAPWARTVPQLHGLTVPGPRHVALSRTPTPSDSYCADPRALYCDGPLPGPRDYAERRTLHFSAPPGPTQFFYTEDAEGYSGGFTASPGPPFDGYCPRPYRSEEPLGPSPRRGGGYYAEEVRTFPIQEPPSRSYYGEAPRAYGLPFGPHFAHIGPQEPRAHPATRPFYTEDFGRYRERDALARTYPYPRSSQSWADWGPRPYRTLQVAPPHDPGPLLASWHGGTGTSPPRLASDSRHYSRSWDNILAPGPRREDPLGRGRSYENLLGREVREPRGASPEGRRPPVVVNLSTSPRRYAALSLSETSLSEKGRGGEGLSRNWYVTPEITITDNDLRAAERPTARAWELPGGRPRPHPPAAPAGPTSGRQRSLEQLDELITDLVIDSRPAAGQAPEPVTDGLGPQLRRLLDSRPAGPRAPSLAPPRSPPASAGSAEEPAGAGETAEASPEPSADEDDLMTCSNARCRRTETMFNACLYFKSCHSCYTYYCSRLCRREDWDAHKARCVYGRVGSVCRHVLQFCRDSGPVHRAFSRIARVGFLSRGRGVLFLGFPSPGSADNFLRFGLEGLLLSPTYLSLRELATHAAPLGSYARELAAAGRLYEPAECFLLSVSVAVGPGAAPPGTPARPAPAPRSSGPTVRKFAKVALAAGSPARPPPARGREPDMETLILTPPPGTAGLDQEGEAGRRAREVAFIHIQRELRLRGVFLRHEFPRVYEQLCEFVEANRRFTPTTIYPTDRRTGRPFMCMIMAASEPRALDWVASANLLDDIM